From the genome of Alphaproteobacteria bacterium, one region includes:
- a CDS encoding TCP-1/cpn60 chaperonin family protein, with translation AQIEETTSDYDREKLQERLAKLAGGVAVIRVGGATEVEVKERKDRVDDAMHATRAAVEEGVVVGGGVALLYASKSLSKLQGANEDQRHGVEIVRKALQSPIRQIVENSGADGSIIVGKLLEAKDANLGYDAQNDKYVDMFKAGIIDPTKVVRTALQDAASIAGLLITTEAMVADRPEKKEPAGHAHGDMGGMGGMGGMGF, from the coding sequence CGCGCAGATCGAAGAGACCACGTCCGACTACGACCGCGAGAAGCTGCAGGAGCGGTTGGCGAAACTCGCCGGCGGTGTTGCGGTCATTCGCGTCGGCGGCGCTACCGAGGTCGAGGTGAAGGAGCGCAAGGATCGCGTCGATGACGCGATGCACGCGACCCGTGCCGCGGTCGAGGAAGGGGTCGTCGTCGGCGGCGGTGTGGCACTTCTCTACGCCTCGAAGTCGCTTTCGAAACTCCAGGGTGCGAATGAAGATCAGCGTCACGGCGTGGAAATCGTTCGCAAGGCTCTCCAGTCGCCGATCCGCCAGATCGTCGAGAACTCCGGCGCTGACGGTTCGATCATCGTCGGTAAGCTCTTGGAGGCCAAAGACGCAAATCTCGGCTACGACGCGCAAAACGATAAATATGTCGACATGTTCAAGGCGGGCATCATCGATCCGACCAAGGTAGTGCGCACAGCCCTTCAGGATGCGGCATCGATCGCGGGGCTATTGATCACGACGGAAGCGATGGTCGCCGACAGGCCCGAGAAGAAAGAACCGGCCGGTCATGCCCATG